One genomic segment of Pseudomonas sp. p1(2021b) includes these proteins:
- the pgaB gene encoding poly-beta-1,6-N-acetyl-D-glucosamine N-deacetylase PgaB has translation MNVLFRMLCLVALLTGCAAEAPPFVAPKERPVAISESPWPSGRLLTLAYHDVDDIDGNQAYITTRTAHLIDQLAWLREQGFQAVSVDQIIAAREGRAPLPDKPLLLSFDDGYSSFHSRVLPILKAYGWPAIMAPVGVWLKTAPNQAVDFGGLPTPRERFLTVEQVRELAQSNLVEIGAHTYASHLGLLANPQGNTLPAVANRLYLAKEQRYETDAELRQRLDTDVAAISATLKAITGKAPRVWVWPYGAAGGTTLQIVGEHGYGLALTLDDGLGSVDDLMSVPRYLVNGDPEMRTFAADINSVQEQGPLRVAHVDLDYVYDPDPARTDANVGTLVQRIADLGVNTVFLQAFADPKGDGNIHALYFPNRHLPMRADLFNRVAWQLRTRAGASVYAWMPVLAFELDDTLPRVQAWDPQTGSVAVAPDQYRRLSPFDPQVRQQIGEIYEDLAKHASFQGILFHDDAVLSDFEDASPGALAAYRQAGLPGDLHALRGDERTLQRWTRYKSRYLIDLTRELTAKVRAIRGPQVLTARNIFAQPILDPQAETWFAQNLDDFLATYDWTAPMAMPLMEGEALEASNAWLDRLVQQVAKRPGALERSVFELQARDWRPGHEAPIEARQLAEWAKRLRWNGVRHYGYYPDDFFNDQPGLETTRAAFSSSWYPKL, from the coding sequence ATGAATGTCTTGTTTCGCATGCTCTGCCTGGTCGCGCTGTTGACCGGCTGCGCCGCCGAAGCGCCGCCCTTCGTTGCACCCAAGGAGCGCCCGGTGGCCATCAGCGAGTCGCCTTGGCCGTCCGGTCGTCTGTTGACCCTGGCCTACCACGATGTGGATGACATCGACGGCAACCAGGCCTACATCACCACCCGTACCGCTCACCTGATCGACCAGTTGGCCTGGCTGCGCGAGCAAGGTTTCCAGGCCGTCTCCGTCGATCAGATCATCGCCGCCCGTGAAGGCCGCGCGCCGCTACCGGACAAGCCGCTGTTGCTCAGCTTCGATGACGGCTACAGCAGTTTCCATAGCCGCGTGCTGCCGATACTCAAGGCCTATGGATGGCCGGCGATCATGGCGCCGGTGGGTGTCTGGCTCAAGACTGCGCCGAACCAGGCGGTGGACTTTGGCGGCTTGCCCACCCCGCGCGAGCGTTTCCTGACGGTGGAGCAGGTGCGTGAGCTGGCGCAGTCGAACCTGGTGGAGATCGGCGCACACACCTACGCGTCGCACCTTGGCCTGCTAGCCAACCCCCAGGGCAATACGCTGCCGGCGGTGGCCAACCGCCTGTACCTGGCCAAGGAGCAGCGCTACGAGACCGACGCCGAGCTACGCCAGCGCCTGGACACGGACGTCGCGGCCATCAGCGCCACGCTCAAGGCCATTACCGGCAAGGCCCCGCGCGTCTGGGTCTGGCCTTACGGCGCCGCCGGCGGCACTACCCTGCAGATCGTGGGCGAGCATGGCTATGGGTTGGCGCTGACGCTCGACGATGGCCTTGGCAGCGTGGACGACCTGATGAGCGTGCCGCGCTACCTGGTCAACGGCGACCCGGAGATGCGCACCTTCGCCGCCGACATCAACAGCGTGCAGGAGCAAGGCCCGCTGCGCGTTGCCCATGTCGACCTGGACTATGTCTACGACCCTGACCCGGCGCGCACCGACGCCAATGTCGGCACACTGGTGCAGCGGATCGCCGACCTGGGCGTCAACACCGTGTTCCTGCAGGCCTTCGCCGACCCGAAGGGCGACGGTAACATCCACGCCCTGTACTTCCCCAACCGGCACCTGCCGATGCGTGCGGACCTGTTCAACCGTGTCGCCTGGCAACTGCGCACCCGGGCAGGTGCCAGCGTCTATGCATGGATGCCGGTCCTGGCCTTCGAACTGGACGACACCTTGCCGCGGGTGCAGGCCTGGGACCCGCAGACCGGCAGCGTGGCGGTAGCCCCGGATCAATACCGGCGTTTGTCGCCGTTCGATCCGCAGGTGCGCCAGCAGATCGGCGAGATCTACGAAGACCTGGCCAAGCACGCCAGCTTCCAGGGCATCCTGTTCCATGACGACGCGGTGCTGTCGGACTTCGAGGATGCCAGCCCCGGCGCCCTGGCGGCCTACCGCCAGGCCGGCCTGCCGGGCGACCTACATGCATTGCGCGGCGACGAGCGGACCCTGCAGCGCTGGACACGCTACAAGAGCCGCTACCTGATCGACCTGACCCGCGAGCTGACGGCCAAGGTTCGGGCGATCCGTGGGCCACAGGTGCTGACGGCGCGCAATATCTTCGCCCAGCCGATTCTCGACCCGCAGGCCGAAACCTGGTTCGCGCAGAACCTCGACGACTTCCTCGCCACCTACGACTGGACGGCGCCGATGGCCATGCCACTGATGGAAGGGGAGGCGCTGGAAGCATCGAACGCCTGGCTTGACCGGTTGGTGCAGCAGGTGGCCAAGCGCCCGGGCGCTCTGGAGCGCAGTGTATTCGAACTGCAGGCGCGTGACTGGCGCCCGGGCCATGAGGCGCCGATCGAGGCGCGGCAACTGGCCGAGTGGGCGAAGCGCCTGCGCTGGAACGGCGTGCGCCACTACGGCTATTACCCGGATGACTTCTTCAACGACCAGCCCGGCCTTGAAACCACACGTGCTGCCTTCTCCTCTTCCTGGTATCCGAAACTATGA
- the pgaA gene encoding poly-beta-1,6 N-acetyl-D-glucosamine export porin PgaA, which produces MCTPWAQAQDGYDALVIKARAGDHAPALDYLARQPVTPRYLNDHVAIASWAGRDQEVVQVYEANRGKGMLSVDSQALVARAYRNLKRWNEALAVYRQGLAQAPRHSALRVGEVMTLADAGQHDQALRRAQALVRALPGEADAHIALAYAHTRAGQPYAALSELDKANSLAPGKGYVRSEYMRGLEGANLPEAALREGMAQPGLVDDAQTRRLQADALARQVRFAQLPVRREADRFVIADRAIARSDALLEAWKALPGAEQERNRVRIDRLGALYARMRMQQVAQEYQQLRQAQVELPAYAERWVAGAYLYLRQPAAAAALYRKVLAGESPKDLEWTEDNQGLFYALVESEQLAPIQPMTEQLVAQQPVLTYPQGAAVGVPNPDRLDAKVMQANAYLYRDQLEQAQQAFEALTHAAPANGGLNTGLASVYLARGWPRRAEDVLKSAESLGPREAALEVQQGLTALALQEWRQADLLADDVIQRFPEQLPAQRLDKLRKVHHMFELQVNAYAGRSNGGGDAVGNRDFGIDSVLYSPPMDDNWRVFAGAGYATGDFLEGTGHYRYQRAGLEWRDRGNTVEGELSHNAYGDGDKPGARLSGSHEIDDHWQYGWSAEYLSRETPLRALNSGIRSNAGSAWLAWRQDETREARLAFTPQRFSDGNQRIGLVLTGRQQVYNQPYLKADIGLEVGASHNSKSDDVPYYNPKRDLSVLPTLDIDHILYRHYQTVWSQQAQFGVGTYSQQGHGTEPIALVGYGQRLKFDDRFDGGVNLTAMSRPYDGDREMDYRLMLDINYRF; this is translated from the coding sequence TGGATTACCTGGCGCGCCAGCCGGTGACGCCGCGCTATCTCAATGACCATGTCGCCATCGCCAGCTGGGCCGGGCGCGATCAGGAAGTGGTGCAGGTCTACGAGGCCAACCGGGGCAAGGGCATGTTGAGCGTCGATTCGCAGGCCCTTGTGGCCCGCGCCTACCGTAACCTGAAACGCTGGAACGAGGCCTTGGCGGTGTACCGCCAAGGATTGGCCCAGGCGCCACGACACAGTGCCTTGCGGGTGGGGGAGGTGATGACCCTGGCCGATGCCGGGCAGCACGACCAGGCCCTGCGCCGCGCGCAGGCGCTGGTGCGCGCGCTGCCCGGGGAGGCCGACGCGCACATTGCCCTGGCTTACGCCCATACCCGTGCGGGCCAGCCCTATGCCGCGCTGTCCGAGCTGGACAAGGCGAACAGCCTGGCTCCGGGCAAGGGTTACGTTCGCAGTGAGTACATGCGCGGCCTGGAGGGGGCCAACCTGCCCGAGGCAGCGCTGCGCGAGGGCATGGCGCAGCCTGGGTTGGTCGACGACGCCCAAACTCGACGCCTGCAAGCCGATGCCTTGGCGCGCCAGGTGCGCTTTGCCCAGCTCCCGGTACGTCGCGAGGCCGATCGGTTCGTGATCGCCGATCGCGCCATCGCGCGCTCGGACGCATTGCTGGAAGCATGGAAGGCGTTGCCGGGCGCCGAGCAGGAGCGCAACCGCGTGCGCATCGACCGCCTGGGGGCGTTGTACGCACGCATGCGGATGCAACAGGTGGCGCAGGAATACCAGCAACTGCGCCAGGCGCAGGTCGAGCTGCCGGCCTACGCCGAACGCTGGGTCGCTGGCGCCTACCTGTACCTGCGTCAGCCCGCCGCTGCGGCCGCGCTGTACCGCAAGGTGCTGGCCGGCGAGTCGCCGAAGGACCTGGAATGGACGGAAGACAACCAAGGGTTGTTCTATGCCTTGGTGGAAAGCGAGCAGCTCGCGCCTATCCAGCCGATGACCGAACAGTTGGTCGCGCAGCAGCCGGTGCTGACCTACCCGCAGGGCGCCGCCGTCGGCGTGCCCAACCCGGACCGCCTGGACGCGAAGGTGATGCAGGCCAATGCGTATCTATACCGTGACCAGTTGGAGCAGGCGCAGCAGGCCTTCGAGGCGTTGACCCATGCGGCGCCGGCGAATGGCGGGCTCAATACCGGTCTGGCCAGTGTCTATTTGGCGCGTGGTTGGCCGCGCCGGGCCGAGGATGTGCTCAAGAGCGCCGAATCCCTCGGCCCGCGAGAGGCCGCGTTGGAGGTGCAGCAGGGGCTTACCGCGTTGGCGCTTCAGGAGTGGCGACAGGCCGACCTGCTGGCCGATGACGTCATCCAGCGTTTCCCCGAACAACTGCCGGCGCAGCGCCTGGACAAGCTGCGCAAAGTGCACCATATGTTCGAGCTGCAGGTGAATGCCTATGCCGGGCGCAGCAACGGTGGCGGCGACGCGGTCGGCAACCGCGACTTCGGCATCGACAGCGTGCTCTACAGCCCGCCGATGGACGACAATTGGCGGGTCTTCGCTGGTGCCGGCTACGCCACCGGTGATTTTCTCGAGGGCACCGGCCATTACCGCTACCAGCGCGCGGGGCTGGAGTGGCGCGACCGTGGCAACACGGTCGAAGGCGAGCTCTCGCACAACGCCTATGGCGATGGCGACAAGCCTGGCGCGCGCCTTTCCGGCAGCCACGAGATCGACGATCACTGGCAGTACGGCTGGAGTGCCGAATACCTATCGCGCGAAACCCCCTTGCGCGCACTCAACAGTGGCATCCGCTCCAACGCCGGCAGCGCCTGGCTGGCCTGGCGCCAGGATGAAACCCGCGAGGCGAGGCTCGCCTTCACCCCACAGCGCTTCAGCGACGGCAACCAGCGCATCGGCCTGGTACTGACCGGCCGTCAGCAGGTCTACAACCAGCCGTACCTGAAGGCCGATATCGGCTTGGAAGTGGGCGCCAGCCACAACAGCAAGTCGGACGACGTTCCGTACTACAACCCCAAGCGCGACCTCAGCGTGCTGCCGACCCTGGATATCGACCACATCCTCTACCGGCACTACCAGACCGTCTGGAGCCAGCAGGCGCAGTTCGGCGTCGGCACCTATAGCCAGCAGGGCCACGGCACCGAGCCGATCGCCCTGGTCGGCTATGGGCAGCGCCTGAAGTTCGACGACCGCTTCGATGGCGGCGTGAACCTCACGGCCATGAGCCGCCCCTACGACGGCGATCGCGAAATGGACTACCGCCTGATGCTCGACATCAACTACCGCTTCTGA